A region from the Inhella inkyongensis genome encodes:
- the purE gene encoding 5-(carboxyamino)imidazole ribonucleotide mutase, producing the protein MSASPLVGVVMGSSSDWETLKAAADILTEFGVPFEAQVVSAHRMPDDMFRYAEGAVGRGLRAIIAGAGGAAHLPGMLAAKTPVPVLGVPVASRHLQGVDSLHSIVQMPKGIPVATFAIGSAGAANAALFAVAMLAGENPALLEKLQAYRVRQTEVARAMTQDLK; encoded by the coding sequence ATGAGCGCCAGCCCGCTGGTCGGCGTCGTGATGGGTTCCAGCAGCGACTGGGAAACCCTGAAGGCGGCCGCCGACATTCTGACCGAGTTCGGAGTGCCCTTTGAGGCCCAGGTAGTGTCCGCCCACCGGATGCCGGACGACATGTTCCGTTACGCCGAAGGCGCTGTTGGCCGGGGTCTGCGCGCCATCATTGCCGGTGCCGGCGGAGCCGCGCACCTGCCAGGCATGCTGGCCGCGAAGACGCCCGTGCCGGTGCTGGGCGTGCCGGTGGCCAGTCGCCATCTGCAGGGCGTGGACAGCCTGCACTCCATCGTGCAGATGCCCAAGGGCATTCCGGTGGCCACCTTCGCCATTGGCTCGGCCGGCGCGGCCAACGCGGCGCTTTTTGCGGTGGCGATGCTGGCGGGTGAGAACCCGGCGTTGCTGGAAAAGCTGCAGGCTTATCGCGTGCGCCAGACCGAAGTCGCGCGGGCGATGACCCAGGACCTGAAATGA
- a CDS encoding tetratricopeptide repeat protein codes for MIDITLQNFEADLLAASMNTPVLLDIWAPWCGPCKSLGPVLEKLETEYAGRFTLAKLNSDEQPEIAGQLSQAFGVRSIPFCVMFIGGQPVDGFVGALPEAKIREFLAKHVPDENELAAAAEVAEAEALLEEGATDDALAHLAAAVQADPKNEAARFDWIKALIEAGRVAEAQEVFAPVAAQAADTLIPHPRFAALAVWLQACTAAQSAPTPEQLQAAIAANKRDFEARYRLAQTHFAAARFTEAMDELLEIVMRDKGWNDSLARKTFVAVLEVLTKPQPKPSAKGTESKLQLTGHAVAAPSDPLVDQYRRKLSMALF; via the coding sequence ATGATCGACATCACCCTGCAGAACTTCGAGGCCGACCTGCTGGCCGCCAGCATGAACACCCCGGTGCTGCTGGACATCTGGGCCCCCTGGTGCGGCCCCTGCAAAAGCTTGGGGCCGGTGCTGGAAAAGCTGGAGACCGAGTACGCCGGCCGCTTCACGCTGGCCAAGCTCAATAGCGATGAGCAACCCGAAATCGCCGGCCAGCTCTCGCAGGCCTTTGGCGTGCGCTCCATCCCGTTTTGCGTGATGTTCATCGGCGGCCAGCCGGTGGACGGCTTTGTGGGCGCTCTGCCCGAGGCCAAGATCCGCGAGTTCCTGGCCAAGCACGTGCCGGACGAGAACGAGTTGGCGGCGGCCGCCGAAGTCGCAGAAGCCGAAGCGCTGCTGGAAGAAGGGGCTACCGACGACGCCCTGGCCCATCTGGCCGCCGCCGTGCAGGCCGACCCCAAGAACGAGGCGGCCCGCTTTGACTGGATCAAGGCCCTGATCGAGGCCGGCCGCGTGGCCGAAGCGCAGGAGGTCTTTGCCCCGGTGGCCGCCCAGGCCGCCGATACCTTGATTCCCCACCCGCGCTTTGCCGCGCTGGCGGTGTGGCTGCAGGCCTGTACGGCCGCCCAAAGCGCCCCGACCCCCGAGCAGCTGCAAGCCGCCATCGCCGCCAACAAACGCGACTTCGAGGCCCGCTATCGGCTCGCCCAGACCCACTTCGCCGCCGCACGCTTCACCGAGGCCATGGACGAATTGCTGGAGATCGTGATGCGCGACAAGGGCTGGAACGACAGCTTGGCGCGCAAGACCTTCGTGGCCGTGCTGGAGGTGCTGACCAAGCCGCAGCCCAAGCCCTCGGCCAAGGGCACGGAGAGCAAGCTGCAACTCACCGGCCACGCCGTGGCCGCTCCCAGCGACCCGCTGGTGGACCAATACCGCCGCAAGCTGTCGATGGCGCTGTTCTAA
- a CDS encoding ATP-binding response regulator, whose product MAEAGGPAKTDAALEESIRREIVAALFRNLPHSLVVGVVFTGIFAWMFYGRVDTRELAAWGIGMGVATVHGALCWRAFRRADSQPDWDSRLHLRAYGRQTWLVGFFLGLSGWLFYAPEFGELRWVAVLMLLSFAAGLVALLALHLPLYYAWLALMSVPLALRFAVSGAPGGWAGGALFAFFIVGIVPYAQRQGRIVQETTRIRHTKAELVTQLQRTTQQLAEAHEAKSRFFAAASHDLRQPVQAIRYYAELLQPQGADIHTVDRIRQCVASLDGLLEGVLTLSRLDAGKVHKRVFAVDLVALAERLRQLYEGEAASRGLRLRVRAPTRAWAMSDSVHLERVLGNLLANALRYTPTGGVLLAVRRRGAHWGLQVCDTGIGIAPEFQADVFDEFVQLGPPQHDVNQGVGLGLATVRRLCALLEHPLTLRSRVGHGTVFTLQVPACEPPLESDPDERAERAPSALLRGRVLVVEDNLDVRESLARMLERWGLHCETCADASEALLRWRAAPPDGRFEVVLSDWRLPGVLNGVQLIEALRQEPGAPACCFVLVTGETEDSIDSVPVDVQLLRKPVRPIRLRALLSTVLRPERSL is encoded by the coding sequence ATGGCTGAGGCAGGCGGGCCAGCGAAGACGGACGCTGCGCTCGAAGAGTCCATACGCCGCGAGATCGTCGCAGCGCTGTTTCGCAACCTGCCGCACTCTCTGGTGGTGGGGGTGGTGTTCACCGGGATCTTTGCGTGGATGTTCTATGGCCGGGTTGATACCCGGGAGCTGGCCGCCTGGGGGATCGGCATGGGGGTGGCCACAGTCCACGGGGCGCTGTGTTGGCGGGCCTTCCGGCGCGCCGATTCCCAGCCCGATTGGGATTCGCGTCTGCACTTGAGGGCTTATGGGCGGCAAACCTGGCTGGTGGGGTTCTTTCTTGGCCTGAGCGGGTGGTTGTTCTATGCCCCCGAGTTTGGCGAGCTGCGTTGGGTGGCGGTGCTGATGCTGCTGTCCTTCGCCGCCGGTCTGGTGGCCTTGCTGGCGCTGCACCTGCCGCTCTATTACGCGTGGCTGGCCTTGATGTCGGTGCCGCTGGCCCTGCGTTTTGCGGTGTCGGGCGCACCTGGGGGGTGGGCGGGTGGCGCCCTGTTCGCTTTCTTCATTGTGGGCATCGTGCCCTATGCGCAGCGGCAGGGCCGCATCGTGCAGGAGACCACACGCATCCGCCACACCAAGGCCGAGTTGGTCACGCAGTTGCAACGGACCACGCAGCAACTTGCCGAGGCCCATGAGGCGAAGTCGCGCTTTTTCGCGGCCGCCAGCCACGATCTGCGCCAGCCCGTTCAGGCCATCCGTTACTACGCCGAGCTCCTGCAGCCCCAGGGGGCCGATATCCATACGGTGGATCGCATCCGCCAGTGCGTGGCCTCGCTGGATGGGTTGCTGGAAGGGGTGCTGACCCTGTCCCGTTTGGACGCGGGCAAAGTGCACAAGCGGGTGTTCGCCGTGGATTTGGTGGCGCTGGCCGAGCGCCTGCGCCAGCTCTACGAGGGTGAGGCCGCATCACGTGGCCTGCGCCTGCGGGTGCGCGCACCGACCCGGGCCTGGGCCATGAGCGACTCGGTGCACCTGGAGCGCGTGCTGGGCAATCTGCTGGCCAATGCCTTGCGCTACACGCCCACTGGGGGCGTGCTGTTGGCCGTGCGTCGGCGCGGCGCGCACTGGGGTCTGCAGGTCTGCGACACCGGCATCGGCATTGCGCCGGAGTTTCAGGCCGATGTGTTTGACGAATTTGTGCAGCTCGGCCCGCCGCAGCATGACGTCAATCAGGGGGTGGGCTTGGGCCTGGCCACGGTGCGCCGCCTGTGCGCGCTGCTTGAACATCCCTTGACCCTGCGCTCGCGCGTTGGACACGGCACCGTGTTCACGCTGCAGGTGCCGGCTTGCGAGCCGCCCTTGGAGTCCGACCCCGATGAAAGAGCCGAGCGTGCGCCCTCCGCCCTCTTGCGCGGGCGGGTGCTGGTGGTGGAGGACAACCTCGATGTCCGGGAATCGCTGGCGCGCATGTTGGAGCGCTGGGGCTTGCACTGCGAGACCTGTGCCGACGCGAGCGAGGCTCTGCTGCGCTGGCGCGCGGCGCCGCCTGATGGGCGGTTCGAGGTGGTGCTCAGCGACTGGCGCCTGCCTGGCGTGCTGAATGGCGTCCAACTCATCGAGGCCCTGCGCCAGGAGCCTGGCGCCCCGGCCTGTTGCTTTGTCTTGGTGACGGGGGAAACCGAGGACAGCATCGACTCCGTGCCCGTCGATGTGCAGCTGCTGCGCAAGCCGGTGCGCCCCATCCGCTTGCGTGCCCTGCTCAGTACCGTGCTGCGGCCTGAGCGGAGCCTTTAG
- a CDS encoding LuxR C-terminal-related transcriptional regulator encodes MLDGPSPVDMDELDGFSILLVDDHALFRDGIALALAQCAPGLRLIPVATLDEAQGWLQRAGADVDLVLIDYRLPGIDGLKGAVGLRAAFPQTACALMSGADDPALPERTRRAGLAGYFHKSIDLQRLLAGLRQLAAGETCFPSDSMAPDLAESAPLRELTERQREVLRRVAAGATNKEIALSMGIAPHTVKNHLAQAFERLGAANRTQAAAMVRDDQHG; translated from the coding sequence ATGCTTGATGGCCCTTCCCCGGTCGATATGGACGAACTCGACGGCTTTTCGATTCTGCTGGTGGATGACCATGCGCTGTTCCGCGACGGTATCGCCCTGGCGCTGGCGCAATGTGCGCCGGGTCTACGCCTGATTCCCGTTGCCACCTTGGACGAGGCCCAGGGTTGGCTGCAGCGCGCGGGCGCCGACGTGGACCTGGTGCTGATCGACTATCGCCTGCCCGGTATCGATGGTCTGAAAGGGGCAGTGGGTTTGCGCGCCGCTTTTCCGCAAACGGCCTGTGCGTTGATGTCCGGGGCGGATGACCCGGCGTTGCCGGAGCGCACACGCCGGGCGGGTTTGGCCGGCTATTTCCACAAGTCCATCGATCTGCAGCGCCTGTTGGCCGGCCTACGACAGTTGGCTGCGGGTGAGACCTGCTTCCCTTCGGATTCGATGGCGCCGGACCTGGCCGAGTCCGCCCCCTTGCGCGAGTTGACTGAACGCCAGCGCGAGGTCCTGCGCCGGGTGGCGGCCGGCGCCACGAACAAGGAAATTGCGCTCAGCATGGGCATTGCTCCGCACACGGTGAAGAACCACTTGGCGCAGGCCTTTGAACGGCTGGGCGCCGCCAATCGAACCCAGGCCGCCGCCATGGTGCGGGACGATCAGCATGGCTGA
- the lnt gene encoding apolipoprotein N-acyltransferase: protein MNLLRTGAALLLGGLLLGLCARAGAFHALIFGALLPWLWLLDRQTSLRATLAWAWGMTVVFTGSCFAWFGAALGHYVQIGAPAGVVLLLLLAPLFQPQILVAAALRFWVQQRAGPGAVWGAVAGAAAWVGVEWLYPKLLGDTLGHGLYPSDLLRQAAALGGAALLTLIVLAVNEALWRAWTQRGQGVRALLRPLSLSLLLPGALLAFGMLQLQARAPADAPTLRVGLVQANQFDYEARRQRDGAYAVVREVLDTHYAMSHDAVERQGAELVLWTETVYPTPFARPKSAAGAELDREIQSIVQAAGVPFVFGTYDRDDEGEYNAAAILTPQSGLLGHYRKTRLFPYSEYLPTWAEGLRPWLPGAGAWKPGNGARVFPLPLKGGRELPVQPLICLDDVDVGLALDGARLGARALLTLSNDAWFTAHPQGAELHLAVAAFRSIETGLPQFRVTTNGASAVIDAQGRVRARGGVGEQVLVMGELPVPVPRLTLMVRWGDWVGPVGLAVLTALLLGVFRPAWTQRPMPQPSTGPWPSAPRWALLPAPARWGAALLRGVARLSLLALALWLLWDANQRSQTLMQLRWVLATVLLPEAAAWCLLQAFAQRAEWRGDRLHLAGLELSLAAAKPWRLPWPGVGLDLATSQGLLHLLPLPPRRGLQQVGLKFLLLPLLLALPAFLLHQHIAYGSWLGEWHSFGPLAYARALGLWWAAWGVGVLVCAALLRVAIELGVALAARLRADWRLPVRQHLERAALALLYLGLPGWLALRMTV from the coding sequence ATGAACCTGCTTCGCACTGGAGCCGCCTTGCTGCTGGGCGGGCTGTTGTTGGGCCTGTGCGCGCGCGCGGGGGCTTTCCATGCGCTGATCTTTGGGGCGCTGTTGCCCTGGTTGTGGTTGCTGGATCGTCAGACCAGCTTGCGCGCCACCCTGGCCTGGGCCTGGGGCATGACGGTGGTGTTCACGGGCAGTTGCTTTGCCTGGTTCGGGGCGGCCCTGGGGCACTATGTGCAGATCGGCGCGCCGGCCGGCGTGGTCTTGCTGCTGCTGCTGGCGCCTTTGTTTCAGCCGCAGATCCTGGTGGCTGCGGCGCTGCGCTTTTGGGTGCAACAGCGGGCCGGCCCGGGGGCGGTATGGGGTGCGGTGGCCGGCGCGGCCGCCTGGGTGGGGGTGGAGTGGCTCTACCCCAAGCTGCTGGGGGACACCCTGGGCCATGGGCTTTACCCCTCGGACCTCTTGCGCCAGGCGGCGGCCTTGGGCGGGGCAGCCCTGCTGACCCTGATCGTGTTGGCCGTCAACGAAGCGCTGTGGCGGGCCTGGACCCAGCGCGGCCAGGGCGTGCGGGCGCTGCTGCGACCGTTGAGCCTCAGTCTGCTGTTGCCGGGGGCCTTGCTGGCTTTCGGAATGCTGCAGCTCCAAGCCCGAGCGCCTGCAGACGCACCGACCCTGCGGGTGGGCTTGGTGCAGGCCAATCAGTTCGACTACGAGGCGCGCCGCCAGCGCGACGGCGCTTATGCCGTGGTGCGTGAGGTGCTGGACACCCACTACGCCATGAGCCATGACGCCGTGGAGCGCCAGGGGGCCGAGTTGGTGCTGTGGACCGAGACGGTCTACCCCACGCCCTTTGCGCGGCCCAAGAGCGCGGCCGGTGCCGAGCTGGATCGCGAGATCCAGTCCATCGTGCAGGCCGCCGGCGTCCCCTTTGTGTTTGGCACCTACGACCGCGATGACGAGGGCGAATACAACGCGGCCGCCATCCTGACGCCGCAATCCGGGCTGCTGGGTCACTATCGCAAGACCCGACTCTTTCCCTATTCCGAGTACCTGCCCACCTGGGCCGAGGGCCTGCGCCCCTGGCTGCCGGGGGCCGGCGCCTGGAAGCCCGGCAATGGCGCGCGGGTGTTTCCGCTGCCGCTCAAGGGGGGGCGCGAGCTGCCGGTGCAGCCCTTGATCTGCCTGGACGACGTGGACGTAGGCCTGGCCCTGGACGGTGCCCGCCTGGGGGCGCGGGCCCTGCTCACCCTGTCCAACGACGCCTGGTTCACGGCACACCCACAGGGGGCCGAACTGCATTTGGCGGTGGCGGCCTTTCGCAGCATAGAGACCGGGCTGCCGCAGTTCCGCGTCACCACCAATGGCGCCAGCGCGGTCATCGACGCCCAGGGCCGGGTGCGTGCGCGCGGCGGCGTGGGCGAGCAGGTGCTGGTGATGGGCGAGCTGCCGGTGCCTGTGCCCAGGCTCACCCTGATGGTGCGCTGGGGCGATTGGGTCGGGCCGGTCGGCCTGGCCGTGTTGACGGCCTTGCTGCTCGGGGTGTTCCGGCCCGCATGGACGCAACGGCCCATGCCCCAGCCGAGCACTGGGCCCTGGCCGAGCGCGCCGCGCTGGGCCCTGCTGCCGGCGCCCGCGCGCTGGGGTGCGGCCCTGTTGCGAGGGGTGGCGCGCCTGAGTCTGCTGGCCCTCGCCCTGTGGCTGCTGTGGGACGCCAATCAGCGCAGCCAGACCCTGATGCAGCTGCGCTGGGTACTGGCCACGGTGCTGCTGCCTGAAGCCGCGGCCTGGTGCCTGCTGCAGGCCTTTGCCCAGCGCGCCGAGTGGCGCGGTGATCGCCTGCACCTGGCGGGGTTGGAGCTCTCACTGGCGGCGGCCAAGCCCTGGCGCCTACCCTGGCCGGGCGTGGGGCTGGATCTTGCGACCTCGCAAGGCCTCTTGCACCTGCTGCCCCTGCCGCCGCGCCGCGGGCTGCAGCAGGTGGGCCTGAAGTTCCTGCTTCTGCCCCTGCTTTTGGCCCTGCCGGCCTTCTTGCTGCATCAACACATTGCCTATGGCAGCTGGCTGGGCGAGTGGCACAGCTTCGGTCCCCTGGCCTATGCCCGCGCGCTGGGCCTGTGGTGGGCCGCCTGGGGGGTGGGCGTGCTGGTTTGCGCGGCCCTGCTGCGCGTGGCCATCGAACTGGGTGTTGCGCTGGCCGCGCGCCTGCGGGCGGACTGGCGGTTGCCGGTGCGGCAGCACCTGGAGCGCGCTGCCTTGGCTTTGCTCTACCTGGGCCTGCCGGGCTGGCTGGCGCTGCGAATGACGGTCTAG